AAGCGAATGCTCTTGGAAAGATTGCTTCCATTGTCTTTGCTGCAACCAGTTCCAGTTTTCATTCCATCGCCTTTGAACCCTTTTGGACAGACACAAGAATAATTTCCAGGTAAATTTATACACGCTCCTGCGCTGCAACGGTTTGAAATCTCACACTCGTCGATATCTGAAGAGAGTATAAATTACTCACTAACACATAATTAAGGCACATAGTTATAAATTAGGTGTATCTAAAAGATGATCAGTACCATGACAACCCTCTGGGAGGTACGGATTTCCTTCGTAACCTGGCAAGCACCGACAAAAGTAGCCGGACAGATTGACGGGGCTGACACAAGTGCTATTTCCCTTGCATGCATAGTCCTCCTTCTTTTGAGCTGCATCACATTCTTCATCCCCAATTGCCCAATTGAGAACCATCGGAAGCCGGCTTGTGTTTTCGAGCTCTTGGAAACTTCTATTAGAAAATGTGAACTGGCCTTCTTCCACAATGAAGGAATAGCTACATGGATTAAAGTCCCATATAAGCGTATGATTGAAGTAGCTACTCATCATCACGGTACGAACTTGAAGCCCACTTGGGATTGAAGTCTGGCAGCACCCAATGCCGGAGCAAGACTCACGAATGCTCCCTAAGCTCTCGCAGAAGGTCATGCAACCGGTTACGTACTTTTCGCTCCCACGCACTCCTTCAAAGATCGCGTAAGTGTCACAACCAACAgcaatgaacttgtttttcgtGCCGGAAATCGTATAAGGAGGGAAGAGCTTTAGCCTTGGGGTGTTGCTTTTTTTGGTATCTGATAAACCCTCCTTGACATAACAATCTCTTGCTACAAACTGCATTATTTGTAGCTCACCGTCAAGGGATATGTTGGAGACTGGGATTGCAGTTCCTGTAAAAAATGCCGTGGGGGGTTGTGAGGTTTCGTTGCAAACGATGAGGAATTCATCTCTGAGGTGGCAGCCATCGGATATCCCAAAAGGGTACGGGATTGACAAATTCCCGCATTTATTTGGGCAGCCAGGCAAAGCTTGTGCTGCTGCTACTGCAGCTGAAAATACAAACAATTCCACCAAGGAGACCAGTTGGATAAGAATCCCAGGTACCATGGCAATCATGCCAACATCTCCCTCCTCGGGACTAATTTGTACGCTCTAATATTCCAGTCCGAGTTGAAATTGTCTTAGCCGGCTCTAATTCTTGTCTGCAGGTTCACATTCCAAGCAAGGTGATGACAGAGAAGGATCATATAGTCCCTTGATTATAAACCAAAAGAATGATGACAAATAATTATGACAAAGTCGAGGCAAATAATAGACCAATAACAAGTATGTTTCATTTATATAAGAGTTAAAAATGAAGAAACCAAACAGATGGGAAAAAAGGAGTTTCAATTTCTACTTGGAATCTTCGCCGTTGGATTATTTACCGTTGGATTCTTGGGTGCACATCCAACTCTCCATTGTTATATCCGAGCAATGTaaaatttttggataaaaaaactCTTTACAAACGTCTTGAAACTTCATTTCATAGTAAAAGAACGCTTAAAAAGAtgtttgaagaatttttttttttttgcatcaaACTGTTATTGCACAATTTGCACTTACCTATTATTTCAGCGACATCACCATcatatctctctcttctcttaacgtttctttctctcttttctctctcttctctttctctattTCATGTCACTCCTTCCTCccctcccctttttttttttggtaatgtataaaaattaaaaattagtcaCATTTTAAGACATAGTAATATGAATTATTAATCGCGTaccaaaattgaacaaaattattatcaacaaatttttaatgtttaatgaaattttattagTAAGAAATattgtttcttaaaaaataattaatttttaaaaacagTGGTGCTTTTCCACCACGAGGTGGGTTCAAACACTATCAACTCcttaatctaacatttaattcaataaatatttcgtttgactaaaaaaaaaaaaaaaaaaaagaatcggGTAAAGAGGATAGCGGAGAGAAAGGTGGGCACGGgtgaaaagagaaaaaggagagagaaaagaggagAAAAGAAGCAAGAATGAGATAAAAAGAAAGTGCAAATccttttgaagaagaaattaGTTTTTGGTGTTGGGCCACGTGCAAGGCTTGTTTGAGATCCttttttttaaggtttttttttttttttttggttaggaTCTCTACCACCTAGTATTACACACCCTAACTAAAAACTTTCAAAATTAATGAAGAAGAATGTTTTCTTTTATGCAGGCCATATTTACTTTCTACTAAATTTAAACTGTATCTAGGAAAATTCAAACTCGAGTGCATAGAGAGAGCACATCCGTTCTAGCCAATGTGACTACACCAACTGAGAATGACATCTACTTGATGTTTGTAGGTTCTTCACTATGGCTAGAATGATAACCAATGTTGAGTTGATTATTTCAAGCAATGAATTATCGTCCATCATCATATGGAATTAACATCTGGATCTGCATGTTGTCATACTCACTAGCTGTACCAGAACTAGGACCACAATCAGCCCTAACATCCACAGGATACGCATCTGAGTTAGCTGCCCCAAGTAAGTACTCAGTCTCCTCTGGAATAAATTCAGCTTTTCCCCATGCATGCATTTCTGTAATTCTCATTCCTTCCAGCTCCATGGCAACTTCTTTCATCGTAGGCCTGTCCTCCCCTTTTAACCTTACACATCTTCTCGCGAGATTGGCCACTGTTTTTAATGTCTCGATGTTTCTCTCGTTGACTATGTCATCATCGAGAATTTGATATAAGCGATCCTCCTCcattaaacaaacaaagaagcttgctaattttctctcttcctcagGCCTGTCAAAAGCGAATGCCACTTTGCTTGTTAGTATGTAGCTCCATCAGGACAACTCCAAAGCTATAGACGTCAGTGTAAGAATCCTATTTGGACTTAACAATAGTTGTGACAAATGAGAGGTTACATGTTGATAATATAATTCTATAGAATTTGAATACGTGGAAAAGTTAACGTCCTATTTTTGTGGAAGCACATTCATAATGCTTTGAAATAACCACTTAAGGTATTTTACCACTAATCCACTACTCCATTTAAATTGGGATGTGGTGCAATGGGACAATAACCATACTTCCACGATAGATGGAAGTTGGCTGCCATTGCCACAATAAATGAAGGAATCTCCTGCTCACATAAAAAAAAGGTTCTAAGAAAAGGGTTCTATCACCATAAGAATATAAGGGCTTTAAGTGAGTAGAAGACTTTCCTTGGACGATTACTTGCAGACTAGGGTTCTCTCGTTCATCCAACTCAATGTCGTCTTCAGGTATCCTCAAAATCTTTACCTGATTGTATAGCATTAACCttgtacatatacatatacatattcatatatatatatatatatatatgtatatatatataatgacgCAATGGTATGCGGTTAACACAACACACATACATATTGATCTTGTTCTAAATAGCATGTGATCCTTGTATAGAGCTAATCTTAATTTTTAGTTCTAACAGTCACTCTTTTCTGTTAGTTGATCAGTGATGAAGTATTCAGGGTCTAAGTATCTGAATGTTCCTTGCACTAAAGTTGCAAGTTGAGCTTGTTCTAGAGGAATCAATCGTGAAGCTCCAAAGTCTGACACTTTTGCAGTGTAATTTTCATCTAATAGTATATTTGTCGCTTTCACATCTCGATGTATAATTTGCATGAGAGCGGAGGAGTGTAATAATGCTAGTGCTCCAGCAGTTTCAGCTGCTATCTTCAGTCGTAATTCCAATGAAAATGATGATCCTTTGCTCTTTTTACCATGAATGTGCTCAAAGAGAGTGCCGTGAGTGACAAACTCGTAAACTAGTAGAGGAACTTCTGACTCTAAACAACAACCCAATAACCTCACCACATTTCTATGGTTGATTTGAGAAAGAACAATAAACTCGTTAACAAACTACTCCTTCTGGGTTGGGACACCAATTTTAGACTTTTTTATGGCGACCACTTTATTGTTATCTGCTGCTAATATTCCTTTGTAAACTATTCCATAGCCTCCTTCGCCAAGGATTCTAAGTTTCTAATGGTAATTGTTTGTTGCCTTCTCAAGTTCTTCTGCCGTGAGAATTTTTGTTGTCTCTACGGAGGCTCCTTGACTAGCGATTTGTTGCTGTAACAATAAGCCACCATTTTCTTTGAAGTATTTTCCTTTGAGTTTGATGAACTTTCTTCTCTGCTTCCCCCAATATATCCATGAAAATCCACCTAGTAAAAGCAAAAGCCTCCAGTGGCACCTGCAAAAAGATGATTGCAAAATAACaagaaaatcttattttatagtttttttatGCATGTCTATGTAATATTAGGATGTTAAAGATATATATATTgctaaaaaacaaattatataGAGCGTATCATCAATGTATTAATCTTGTTTTTGTTGTCTGGCTAgtgtctttttttctttttttcttttttttctttctggtttATGACAGTAAGGTGATAGATACATTGggacaaaaaaatgaaatactTACGTATAATACTAGCTACAATGAAGACTATTTATTCATTTTGTACATGGATCTTTTCTAAGTCATAGATATTAGTCATCCTCTAGGCAAGACAAACCGTCCATATGGTATATGACAAGGCGTGAAATCAATTTTGATATCATGTCAATAAGAAAATGTACATATTGAACTATACATTATTGACAATATCAATTAAAAAATTCGTGTTGCAGAGAGGAATTCCAATATAAGCATGtgtcaaaattttgaatctaaaagtgggTCGATCGAGCAAATAAAATTTGAGTgcaattgttcaaaaaaaaatagtagGTTTATGATTTTAGGCTACGGTCATATGATGTGACATATGTAAATAAACAAGCATGcctaaagaaaaataagagattTGTAACTCAATTGATTAAGAGTATTTACCATTATTCTTTATTAATGCCCAATTTGATCTCTCTCCCCTAATATTTCTTGTATAAAAAAGAGTATTGCTATTCACAAACCTATTTCTACTTCTCACGTACCCTTGTTAACTTTCGTCCATTGATCTTTTTCAAATCATTTGATCCGACAGCCAAAAATGTAACCTGAAGACCGATCATGGCAGGAGCTATTTGCCTTGCATGCAAAAGTGCTCTCGTTATTAGCTGCTATATCACATGACTCATCCCCAATTTCCCAATCAAGAATCGCCGGAAGCCGGGTTGTGTCGTTTAGTTCTTGAAAACTTGTACTGTTGAAGTTGAACTCGCCTTCTTGCACAAGGAAGGCGTAGCTGCATGGGTTGAAGTCCTACACATCCGTATGATTGTTAAAGCTTCTCAAATTCAGAGTCTGGTTTTTCAGCCCACTAGGGATTTTAGTTTGGCAACATCCAACGCCAGAGCAAGTGTCTAGCTGATCGATAGCGTTGTCAAGATTGTCGCATATGGACATGCACCCAGTTGTGTACTTTTGTTCACCCCGGTGACCAATAAAAAACGCATATGTGTCGCATCCAACTACGACGAACCTGTTTTTAGTTTCGGAGATGGTGTAAGGAGGAGGCACACTGAGCCTGGATCTGTTCCGGCTGGTTGAGTTGCCTTGAGCATCGTAACAATCTTTGGCTGCGAATTGTAGTATTTGGAGCTCACCGTCATCGGGATATATGTTGGTAATTTCGATATTGCTCGTCAACAAACGTGTTTTTGGCTGTTGAGTGGAATTGACACAGGTGAAGTTAAACCGGGGTTGGAGGTAGCAACCAAAGCCTATTCCAAATGGGTATGGAATTGTGAGATTACAACAATGGTCAGGGCAGCCAGGCAGTGCTTGAGGCGGAAGGAGGGATTGAGCTGTTGTTGGAGTTCCAAGTAAAACTACAACTACTACCGCCATTACTAAAGAGAGTTGTAAAATATGCATCCTCCAATGTAACGCCATATAGTAATAACTAAAAAGAGTTGAGCAGATCCTAGCAGAGGAATTCCAAGCAGGCGACGAGTCCAAGAAATTAAGGAACTGCGAATTAAGAAGGCTGGCCTTCTGTAGGAATATATACGGAAGGATTAAAACGCGTGGTGGCATATTTTGGGTTAGGGGAAATGTGTTCCTGATCTTAATTAAGGagagtgctattcacacacccttaCTATTTTTcacactcttgttaatttttgtttattaatcttcttcaattcattcgatcaaaATGACGAAAAATAGATAAgtagatagcaccacccttaATTAACTGATTTGTCTATTACTGTTTCAGTCTACAATTAGGCTTCGTCCCATTAATCCATTTCCAGAAGAACCCAAGAAAACGTTTGACTTAGTATTAGTCAATAAGCGACGGGAGGCTGCAAAGTCAAGTAAagtttatttaaagaaaaattaatgaaaaattcttgaaaattttgagttttaacgaaaaagacaaaataaagggtaaagtgaatagtatcaggtttgacattttagtgtaaaaatatagtttttcgttaaagtgaacagtaccgtgagtttttcgttaaaactccctttattTAAAGGATTCGAGGACAaagattttgaaaaatatttttacacttttttAATATTAAGTCAAGATAAGAATGATTGCCGATAGAAACTTAATTAATCAACTTGGGgaacaaatgaaaagaaaagatgtGAATTTATGTGTTTACACCTTGAAGTGAATTtgtagttgaatttttttttttaaacgagTTGTTGAAAGTCTTTTGTGAGGGCTGCATAGCCTgtctttttagagtaaaaacaAGAGGGAAATGAAGATGGTGGAGAAAGgatttatgaacgttttaatgatctctagaaaaatgaaattgtaGATATTGATTTCTCGTTCTCTAGAAACCAATAAAAGGTTGATAAGTTCTTTCTTCTACGATCTAGCATTTCCCTCTggatttttaatcttaaaatacaGACTAACACTATTTAAAATAAGTTAACGAAAAACCCATGATTAACATGAGCAATGGGAAAACGTCGTCCTGCACTAAATTAAAATTGGGAAATTTACCaaacaatataaaaatttgCAAGGAACAGTATAGTCGCATCATCCGAACGTCAAATCTTACCAAATTAGTAAGTAAAAGCATGCTTAGCCTTGGTCGTTTCATCTAAATTCGTCTAAATCGGAAGTAATTTAACTAGTAAATTGTTTTCGACTTGTCGTGAATATTTCATTGTGTTTTCAGCAACATTATATCTATCTATTTTTAGATTGTCACAATTAgatattgaaatgcaattggatttggacgaagttttcaaagatgatctatgaatgagaATCTAAAAATTGAATGATTGGGATCATGGGAAAATATTGTGAAATGAGACCAAATACACAGTTAGCACCGTATTAAGTTAATATAGCTGGCTGTGATTAGGCGCTCTTATATATAAGATTAGAACTAGAAAATTTGCCCGCGCTTTGCTGCATGTTCTGAAACCATTATCCACAACAGACATGAACAATTTCAACATAAAGTAACCAAAAAGACGGTATAGTGCCTAAGAACCAACAAAGTTAAACTTTACCAATGAAGTTAAACTTTGATTGCTATATATGGATGTGCATACTATAGGAAAGATTCATTCTTATTGGTAAaaaatcatttagtttgcaaattttttctATAGATTttatctccctagcattactctttttttttttttttaatatttaacttaTAGGgcacaatttaaaaaattgtgCTAACATGAATTTGAAAAGACAAGGGCACAAAAAAAACCCTTATTTGTGCTTAACTCTTTGAGCACAAAACGACATATTGTGCCTTATGATCAAAGGGCACACCCATAGAAAGCACATATAATATTTTAGTTGGTACACTGTTGTTTTGTTATAAAACACATGTATTGGTGTTCTTAAACCTCATAAGGCATTAATAATTTTTACAGTATCCATACTTTTTATAGCCATGCttttcaaaattatatatactcACTGAAAATCCATGATAAAAAGTTGATTAGAAAGCAGAAATATGCTCCTATATAATAATATACTTGAAAGAAACCCAATACGTACCCAACACCTAAGGGTAGAAATATGCTCCTATATACTAATATACTTGAAAGAAACCCAACACCCAAATCACATTATTCTATGAACACGATCTTGACAAAATCCCATTActaaattttgtcaattttagtttttattttttgggtacaTTACCTGAATTATCTGCCATCATCATACGGCATTAACATTTGGATTTCCATGCTACCCTTCGTACCACTAAAGTCACCTCGAACAGCAACAGCACTGTAAATGTCTGAACTGGATGAACCAAGATAGTACTGAGTTTCTTCTGGAGTGAAATCAGCTTTCCCCCATGAATGCTTTGATGTAGTTCTCATTCCCTCTAACTCCATCGCTACTTCTTTCATCGTAGGCCTGTCCCCTCCTTTTAACCTCACACATCCTTTTGCGAGATTGGCCACATGTTTCACTGTCTGAATGTTTCCATCGTTGACTATGTCTTGATCAAGAATCTGATTCAAGcgatcctcctccattgcacaAACAAACAAGCTTGCTAGGTTTCTCTCTTCCTCAGGCCTGGCAAAAGAAAGTGCTACTTTGCTGGTTAGTAGCTCCATAAGGACAACCCCAAAGCTATACACATCACTCTTTTCGGTTAGTTGATTCGTTAAGAAGTATTCAGGGTCTAAGTATCCATATGTCCCTTGTACTAATGTTGTTAGCTGATTTTGATCCAAAGGAATCAATCGCGAAGCTCCAAAGTCTGACACTTTTGCTGTGTAATTGTCTTCTAATAGTATATTTGTCGCTTTCACATCTCGGTGTATGATTTGCATGAGAGCGGAGGAGTGTAAGTATGCTAGTGCTCCTGCCGTTTCTGCTGCTATCTTCAATCGTAATTCCCATGAAAAGGATGATGCCCTGCCATTTTTATGATGGATGTGCTCAAAAAGAGTGCCATTCGTGATGAACTCGTAAACTAGTAATGGCACTGATGTCTCTAAACAGCAACCTAATAGTCTCACCACATTTCTATGGTTGATTTGAGATAGAACAATCAACTCATTAACAAACTGCTCCTTTTGGGTTGGCACACCAATTTTGGACTTCTTTATGGCAACTACTTTATTGCTATCTGGCAATACTCCTTTGTAAACTATTCCATAGCCTCCTTCGCCAACGATTCTACTGTCATGGTAATTGTTTGTGGCCCTCTTAAGTTCTTCTCCAGTAAAGATTTTTATTGCCTCCACGGAGCCTTCTTGACTAGCCAGTTGTTGTTGCAACAACAAGCCGCCATTTTCCTTGAAGTATTTTTCTTTGAGTTTGATGATCTTTTTTCTCTGCATTGCCCAATACGTCCATGAAATTCCAGCAAGTAAAATCAAGAACCCACCAGTGACACCTACACATAATTGAAAAATCACAACTAAGTTTGCTTTTATAATTTGCTGGGAGCAGATGGACGGTTGCTGACAAAgtaatattgaaattgaaaccaGATATATgactatatgtatatatagatgaAAATGATTATTATTCATGTTAGGCTGTTAGCATGTAAATTAGTGAAACATACCCAATGAAATCAGAAGCAGGAGATTGTTCGGGTTGTCTTTGATGCAATTCTTTCTATCCGCGCCATCATTTTTGTACCCTTCGGGACATTTACAGGAAAAGTTTCCTGGTACATTTACGCACGTTCCAATACTGCACGGGTTTGACGACTTGCACTCATCAATATCTGAATTAAAAGCAACGAAAATCCATGAAGGTGACACTAAAACCccaatttaaatattttctaggaaaatcaACAAACATGTTAATATATGAATTAATATTAGATAAAATTACCTTGGCAACCATGGGGGAGGTAGGGATTCCCTTGGTAACCTCCCAAGCACTGACAAATGTAACCAGAACCACTGATATTAACGGCCCGCTTGACACACACGCTATTATTTGCCTTGCAAGCAGAATAACAAGTCTTATCTTCAATTTCCCAATTAATAACCATTGGAAGTAGGTTTGTGTTGGTGAGTTGATCAAAACTTGTGCTGCTAAATTCGAACTGGCCTTGTTCGACAGTGAAAGCATAGCTGCAGGGATTGAAGTCCATTATAAAGCTATGATTGTAATAGCTGTTCAATTGAACCGTACAATTTTTCAGTCCGCTGGGGATGGAAGTTTGGCAACATCCAACGCCTGCGCAATTAGAGTCACTGACGCTTCCAAGGCTGTTGCATAATGACATGTGATAACGCTAAGAAGAAACTATGAAGAAGAAATTATGAAGAACTCAAGAAAGCATTCGAAGAGAGAGAATGCAGAGAGAGAAACTGTATTCTCATTATATCCAACTATTACATCATACATCCTTATAAATACTAACTGACTTCTAGAGTACCCAATACAATTGTGACACCTGGCAATGTAAAATAATCCTAATCTTTTATCCTAACATTCCCCCTCAATTTTATGCTGGGCATCGGCTAGCATAAGATTGTGACAATGTGAACTAAACAATGGAAAACAGAGACCCTTTGTAAGAATATCAGCAAACTGATCAGATGAGTTAACAAACTGCAACATAATGGTGCCTTGCTGCACTCTTTCCCTCACAAAATGACAGTCGATCTCTATGTGTTTAGctttagaatggagaatgggaTTGGTTGCTAAAGCCATGGCGGAGATATTGTCACAATGAAGTAAAGGAGTTGTTGAAGGAGATAAAGAGAGATCCTGGAGTAACTGCTGAATCCACACAACTTCAGCAGTGGTAGTTGCCATTGCGCGATATTCTGCCTCAGTTGAAGAACGACTAACTGTATGCTGTTTCTTGGAACTCCAGGAAATTGGATTATCACCTAAAAACACAACAAACCCAGTGGTCGACCGTCGATCATTGGGATCCCCAGCCCAATCCGCATCAGTGTAAGCTCTTATATCCAAATTACCAGGTTGGAAACACAAACCAAGATGCAGAGAACCTTTGAGATACCGCATTATGCGTTTGACAGCAACAAAGTGACTGTCAAGAGGAGAATGCATAAACTGACATACCTGATTGACAGAATATGCTATATCCGGGCGGGTGAAAGTCAAATACTGTAATGCCCCGACGATACTTCTATAAAGACCGGGATCATGGAATGGAGGACTACCATGATTTAAGAGCTTTTGATTTGGATGACAGGGAGTGGTACATGGCTTACTGTCAAACATATGTACCTTATGCAGCAAGTCCCTGATATATTTGGACTGATGAACTAACAAGCCCTGAGGTTGATACTCAATTTGCAGCCCAAGAAAGTAGTGGAGGACCCCTAAGTCCTTCATATCGAACTCCCTGGTTAATTGACTGATCACAGACTGAACATGGACATCATCATCACCACTGAGTATAATATCGTCAACATATAACAACAACACAACAAGGGAAGGACCATCACGTTTTACATATAAGGAAGGATCGGCATAAGAGGATGTGAAGCCCAAACTGAGAAGGAAACTCGAGAATCGTGCATTCCAAGCACGAGGGGCTTGTTTGAGGCCATACAAAGACCTTTCTAACTTGCAAACAAAATCTGGATGATCCTTGTCAATAAACCCTTGTGGTTGAGACATATACACTTCTTCATCTAGAAAACCATGCAGAAACGCATTTTTCACATCTAACTGCTTAAGTTTCCAGCCCTTTGTTGCAGCCAATGATAGCATTAACCTAACAGTAGTAGGCTTAACCACGGGG
This genomic stretch from Pyrus communis chromosome 2, drPyrComm1.1, whole genome shotgun sequence harbors:
- the LOC137726857 gene encoding putative wall-associated receptor kinase-like 16, which translates into the protein MAINGRTMLIQLSLAVILAATITKLAAADGPLTQALPGCKDKCGDLTIPYPFGIGDGCYLRPEFNITCDHSATPPAANLTGQTFRITKFSLDEGELQVMMFISRDCYATVDSHARRTYRNNPALWLPPPYTISDTKNRFIAVGCDTYALFQGYRGEERFITGCMSLCNSLGSVSDSNCAGVGCCQTSIPSGLKNCTVQLNSYYNHSFIMDFNPCSYAFTVEQGQFEFSSTSFDQLTNTNLLPMVINWEIEDKTCYSACKANNSVCVKRAVNISGSGYICQCLGGYQGNPYLPHGCQDIDECKSSNPCSIGTCVNVPGNFSCKCPEGYKNDGADRKNCIKDNPNNLLLLISLGVTGGFLILLAGISWTYWAMQRKKIIKLKEKYFKENGGLLLQQQLASQEGSVEAIKIFTGEELKRATNNYHDSRIVGEGGYGIVYKGVLPDSNKVVAIKKSKIGVPTQKEQFVNELIVLSQINHRNVVRLLGCCLETSVPLLVYEFITNGTLFEHIHHKNGRASSFSWELRLKIAAETAGALAYLHSSALMQIIHRDVKATNILLEDNYTAKVSDFGASRLIPLDQNQLTTLVQGTYGYLDPEYFLTNQLTEKSDVYSFGVVLMELLTSKVALSFARPEEERNLASLFVCAMEEDRLNQILDQDIVNDGNIQTVKHVANLAKGCVRLKGGDRPTMKEVAMELEGMRTTSKHSWGKADFTPEETQYYLGSSSSDIYSAVAVRGDFSGTKGSMEIQMLMPYDDGR